From Patescibacteria group bacterium, a single genomic window includes:
- a CDS encoding ABC transporter ATP-binding protein, whose protein sequence is MADVAALIKINNLGKEYKNDEVVTSVLGDLNFEIKKGEFVAIMGPSGSGKSTLMHILGFLDTLTSGKYFFNGKDVSTMTDDDLAHMRGNEVGFVFQAFNLLPRTSVLDNVMLPLLYSKVPAGEREKKAKEALEAVGLSHRLGFFSDQLSGGEKQRVAIARALINNPSIIFADEPTGNLDSKSGLQVMRILQKLNDEGHTIILVTHEKYTADHAKRILRIKDGAIIADEHVKERVIADGVDELRK, encoded by the coding sequence ATGGCTGATGTCGCGGCGCTGATAAAAATTAACAACCTGGGTAAAGAATACAAAAATGATGAGGTGGTTACCAGTGTCTTGGGCGATCTGAATTTTGAAATCAAAAAAGGCGAGTTTGTAGCCATAATGGGTCCGAGCGGCTCAGGGAAATCCACTTTGATGCACATTTTGGGTTTTTTAGACACCCTGACTTCCGGAAAGTATTTTTTTAACGGAAAAGACGTCAGTACTATGACTGATGATGACTTGGCCCACATGCGCGGCAATGAAGTCGGGTTTGTTTTTCAGGCATTTAATCTGCTACCCAGAACTTCTGTGCTTGATAATGTGATGTTGCCCCTGTTATATTCAAAAGTTCCTGCCGGCGAACGGGAAAAAAAGGCCAAAGAAGCTTTGGAGGCAGTGGGTCTTAGTCACCGGCTTGGATTTTTTTCTGATCAGCTTTCGGGCGGAGAAAAACAGAGGGTGGCGATAGCGCGGGCCTTGATAAATAACCCCAGTATAATTTTTGCCGATGAACCGACCGGAAATTTGGATTCAAAATCTGGTTTGCAGGTTATGCGTATCTTGCAAAAATTAAACGACGAGGGGCATACCATAATTTTGGTCACCCATGAAAAATATACCGCCGATCACGCCAAGAGGATTTTAAGAATAAAAGACGGGGCAATTATTGCGGATGAACATGTTAAAGAAAGAGTCATCGCCGATGGAGTTGACGAGTTGAGGAAGTAG
- a CDS encoding efflux RND transporter periplasmic adaptor subunit, whose amino-acid sequence MNFSFLKKKKFYIPAIIIVIALIWYGQYQKSHQPTQYDTVAVVKGDIKQTVDATGNVESNNDLALRFEIPGTVAKIMVTEGQKVTSGTVLANLGMADLNAAVAQAAANLNQKLAGASTQDISYYQAAADSAQASLEQAKIDGQNSVNAAQSDVQTAENNLKLAEGGESSQIVTNVYKDAAAVSQASLSVLDNALTQSDNILGVDNTLANSDFKSNLAASDPGKLSTAQTNYLIAKSAIALAKSAASPLNTNSQHSDIDNALNLIEDALSKTNQLLGSVSDVLMATMSGGNLTQAALDTKKTTISTTRTAATTQLSTVITQIQSISDAKNSYSTYEIAYYKAYNDYSNAQASADNNIKMKQAAYDQALANLQTKKDPPREVDVAAYRAALSQAVANRNKAIIRAPIDGVITKVNNKIGELVTSADAVVEMLSPHYEVSVDIPETDIPKLKLNDSAEITLDAYGDDNKFTGVILSIEPGSTVIQDVVYYRVKIKLDDNGKTFRPGMTANVSINTDSRTGVLYIPLRAVHTDTVTGEKSVKLLDKGQVKETPVQIGLKADNGFVEIKSGLTEGQTVILNVKQ is encoded by the coding sequence ATGAACTTCTCATTTTTGAAAAAGAAAAAATTTTATATACCGGCTATCATTATAGTGATTGCTCTGATTTGGTATGGCCAATATCAAAAATCGCACCAGCCGACGCAATATGACACCGTAGCCGTTGTAAAGGGTGATATTAAACAAACCGTTGACGCCACCGGTAACGTTGAATCAAATAATGATCTGGCTTTGCGGTTTGAAATTCCCGGCACAGTGGCAAAAATTATGGTGACGGAAGGCCAAAAGGTGACATCCGGAACAGTGCTCGCCAACTTGGGCATGGCTGATTTAAACGCGGCGGTTGCTCAAGCCGCAGCGAACCTTAATCAAAAACTAGCCGGGGCTTCCACTCAAGATATCAGTTATTATCAGGCCGCGGCCGATAGCGCCCAGGCGTCTTTGGAGCAGGCCAAAATTGACGGACAAAACTCCGTAAATGCGGCGCAGTCGGATGTGCAAACCGCCGAAAATAATTTGAAACTGGCTGAAGGCGGGGAAAGCAGCCAGATTGTCACTAATGTTTATAAAGACGCTGCAGCCGTATCACAGGCCTCATTATCCGTGCTTGATAACGCTTTGACGCAATCAGATAATATTTTGGGAGTTGATAATACTCTTGCCAATTCCGATTTTAAATCAAATTTAGCCGCTTCTGATCCGGGAAAACTTTCTACCGCGCAAACTAATTATTTGATCGCCAAATCCGCCATCGCCTTGGCTAAAAGCGCGGCTTCTCCGCTTAATACCAATAGCCAGCATTCAGACATAGACAATGCCTTAAATTTGATTGAAGATGCTTTGTCAAAAACAAACCAGCTTTTGGGTTCGGTCAGCGATGTGCTGATGGCGACCATGTCCGGCGGCAATTTAACCCAGGCCGCTTTAGATACTAAAAAAACCACCATAAGCACCACGCGCACGGCTGCGACCACCCAGCTTTCCACCGTAATTACTCAAATACAATCCATTTCTGATGCCAAGAATAGTTACAGCACTTATGAGATTGCTTATTATAAAGCTTACAATGATTACAGCAACGCCCAAGCCAGCGCTGACAATAATATCAAAATGAAGCAGGCGGCCTACGATCAGGCGCTTGCCAATTTACAAACCAAAAAAGATCCTCCGCGCGAGGTTGACGTGGCTGCCTACAGAGCGGCGCTGTCTCAAGCCGTGGCCAACAGAAATAAAGCGATCATTCGCGCGCCCATAGACGGCGTTATCACCAAAGTAAATAATAAAATCGGCGAATTGGTAACATCCGCGGATGCCGTCGTTGAAATGCTTTCGCCTCACTACGAAGTCAGTGTTGATATTCCGGAAACCGACATACCAAAATTAAAATTAAATGACAGCGCCGAAATCACTCTTGATGCTTACGGCGATGACAATAAATTTACCGGTGTAATTTTAAGCATTGAACCCGGTTCAACGGTTATCCAGGACGTTGTCTATTACCGGGTGAAAATTAAACTTGATGACAACGGCAAAACATTCCGGCCGGGGATGACGGCTAATGTCAGTATAAACACAGATTCCAGAACCGGTGTTTTGTATATCCCTCTGCGCGCCGTGCACACTGATACGGTTACCGGCGAGAAATCCGTAAAGTTGCTGGATAAAGGACAGGTAAAAGAGACGCCGGTGCAAATCGGTTTAAAGGCGGATAATGGTTTTGTGGAAATAAAGAGCGGTTTAACCGAAGGTCAGACGGTTATTCTTAATGTGAAACAGTAA